The Bacteroidota bacterium genome has a window encoding:
- a CDS encoding GIY-YIG nuclease family protein, whose product MKGWIYILECSDKSYYVGSTNNLERRIKEHQSGQGSLYTSKRLPIKLLFSFECENIVVAFNLEHQIKKWSRSKKEALIRGEYNLLVELSKKKFRKSIKDSFI is encoded by the coding sequence ATGAAGGGTTGGATATATATACTTGAATGTTCGGATAAATCATATTATGTTGGGTCCACAAATAATTTAGAGAGAAGAATAAAAGAACACCAGAGCGGACAAGGAAGTTTATACACTTCAAAACGACTGCCGATAAAATTATTATTTTCATTTGAATGTGAGAATATTGTTGTTGCTTTTAATTTAGAACACCAAATAAAAAAGTGGAGTCGATCAAAGAAAGAAGCGTTGATACGAGGAGAGTATAATTTATTAGTTGAACTTTCAAAAAAGAAATTTAGAAAAAGTATAAAGGATTCGTTCATCTGA
- a CDS encoding DUF433 domain-containing protein, which produces MNNYIEVNPKICHGKPVIHETRIMVRNILGSLAGGESIQDIIKNFPELTREDIEAAIAYAIELVDDTQLSINTPA; this is translated from the coding sequence ATGAACAATTACATAGAGGTAAACCCGAAAATATGTCATGGCAAGCCCGTTATACATGAGACACGGATAATGGTGCGAAATATTCTTGGCTCGCTAGCTGGCGGTGAATCTATTCAGGACATCATCAAGAATTTCCCGGAACTAACTCGCGAAGACATTGAAGCAGCCATTGCATATGCAATTGAACTTGTGGACGACACACAATTGAGTATCAATACACCCGCATGA
- a CDS encoding aldehyde dehydrogenase family protein → MAKKYQNFINGKWSDAKSGKTFENRNPANWDEVVGTFPKSSIEEVNEAVAAAKAAFEKWRLVPAPKRGDILKKVGDIMVERKEELAELMTREMGKVLVETRGDVQEGIDTAYYGASEGRRLFGHTVPSELPNKFNMAIRVPIGVAGVITPWNFPMAIPTWKIFPALISGNTVVFKPASDTPATATMLVEILAQAGIPDGVVNIIHGGGGEVGMGIVNHPDVDLISFTGGTDVGIKISETASKTLKRVSLELGGKNAQIVMDDADLHLALDGVLWGAFGTTGQRCTATSRLILHEKVYDQFMSMLVERTKKLRLGDGLKKDSEVGPCVNEGQRKSVHSYVEIGLKEGAKLLCGGEPDTTGDLAKGWFYKPTIFGDVTPEMRIAKEEIFGPVLSVLKIRTLDEAVQILNNTIYGLSSSIYTKNVNDAFTAIRDIKAGITYINAPTIGAEAHMPFGGVKQTGNGHREGGWTVYDFFTEWKTIYVDYSGGLQRAQIDN, encoded by the coding sequence ATGGCAAAGAAATATCAGAATTTTATTAACGGCAAGTGGTCGGATGCCAAATCAGGAAAGACTTTTGAGAACCGCAATCCCGCTAATTGGGATGAAGTTGTAGGGACCTTCCCGAAATCGAGTATCGAAGAAGTGAATGAAGCAGTAGCAGCTGCGAAGGCGGCGTTTGAAAAGTGGCGGCTCGTCCCGGCGCCAAAACGCGGCGATATTTTGAAGAAAGTCGGCGACATTATGGTTGAGCGAAAAGAAGAACTTGCTGAACTGATGACCCGCGAGATGGGCAAAGTGTTGGTGGAAACCCGCGGCGATGTTCAGGAAGGAATCGACACTGCTTACTACGGCGCATCGGAAGGAAGAAGATTATTCGGACACACTGTACCGTCAGAGCTTCCAAACAAATTTAATATGGCAATTCGCGTTCCGATAGGCGTTGCCGGCGTAATTACTCCGTGGAATTTCCCGATGGCAATTCCAACTTGGAAAATATTTCCGGCACTCATTTCAGGCAACACTGTAGTGTTCAAACCTGCTTCAGATACACCGGCAACAGCGACGATGCTTGTAGAAATTTTAGCGCAGGCAGGCATCCCTGACGGAGTTGTGAATATTATTCATGGCGGTGGTGGGGAAGTCGGTATGGGAATCGTTAACCATCCCGATGTTGACCTGATAAGTTTTACCGGGGGAACCGATGTCGGTATTAAAATTTCTGAAACCGCAAGCAAAACATTAAAGCGAGTTTCATTAGAACTTGGCGGTAAGAACGCTCAGATAGTTATGGACGATGCCGATTTACACTTAGCTCTCGACGGAGTCCTCTGGGGTGCATTCGGAACTACTGGACAACGCTGTACTGCAACAAGCCGATTAATACTTCACGAAAAAGTTTATGACCAATTCATGTCAATGCTTGTCGAGCGGACAAAGAAACTCCGTCTCGGCGACGGATTGAAGAAAGATTCCGAAGTGGGTCCCTGCGTTAATGAAGGACAAAGAAAATCTGTGCATAGTTATGTTGAGATTGGCTTGAAGGAGGGCGCCAAATTACTCTGCGGCGGCGAGCCCGACACAACAGGCGATTTAGCAAAAGGGTGGTTCTACAAACCAACTATCTTCGGTGATGTAACACCCGAAATGAGAATCGCGAAAGAAGAAATCTTCGGTCCAGTTCTTTCTGTTTTAAAAATTCGTACACTCGATGAAGCCGTTCAAATTCTTAACAACACGATATACGGATTGTCATCATCTATCTATACAAAAAATGTTAACGATGCGTTTACTGCGATACGCGATATAAAAGCCGGCATAACTTACATTAACGCGCCGACGATTGGAGCCGAAGCTCACATGCCGTTCGGCGGTGTGAAGCAAACCGGTAACGGCCACCGCGAGGGCGGCTGGACGGTTTACGATTTCTTCACAGAATGGAAAACAATTTATGTTGATTACAGCGGCGGACTGCAACGCGCACAGATTGATAACTGA
- the purB gene encoding adenylosuccinate lyase, with translation MIARYTRPDMGNIWTDENKFRIFLEIEILACEAQAELGIIPKEAVKVIREKAKFDVRRIDEIEQTVKHDVIAFLTNVGEYVGDEARYIHVGMTSSDVLDTGLAIQMKQSGELLLTDLKKLSEVLKRRAAEFKDTIMIGRTHGVHAEPITFGLKLALWYDETQRNIRRLKQATETISYGQISGAVGTYEHLDPFIEKYVCEKLGLKPAPISTQILQRDLHAEFITTLALIGSSVEKFATEIRHLQRTEVLEVEEYFSEHQKGSSAMPHKRNPVNCERVAGLARVLRGNAQAAMENISLWHERDISHSSVERIIIPDSCILLDFMLATFINIVDKLIVYPDNMKKNLELTGGLIFSQSVLLALTKNGMKREEAYTLVQKYAMDVWKNKGNFKDKLTSDKIVKTFLNNDEIENLFDLKKSIDKVDYIFKQVGI, from the coding sequence TTGATCGCACGCTATACACGTCCCGACATGGGAAACATCTGGACGGACGAAAATAAATTCCGAATCTTTCTTGAAATTGAAATATTAGCTTGCGAAGCACAGGCTGAGTTGGGAATTATTCCGAAAGAAGCTGTAAAAGTAATTCGCGAAAAAGCTAAGTTCGATGTTCGCAGAATCGATGAGATTGAACAAACTGTGAAGCATGACGTAATTGCTTTCCTGACTAATGTCGGTGAATACGTAGGCGATGAAGCAAGATATATTCACGTCGGGATGACATCTTCAGATGTTCTTGATACGGGTTTGGCAATTCAAATGAAGCAATCGGGCGAGTTGCTGCTGACCGATTTAAAAAAACTTTCTGAGGTGCTAAAACGCAGAGCAGCTGAATTCAAAGACACGATTATGATCGGCAGAACTCACGGTGTACATGCCGAGCCGATTACTTTCGGACTGAAACTTGCACTTTGGTATGATGAGACACAACGCAATATCCGTCGGTTAAAACAGGCAACGGAAACAATTTCTTACGGACAAATATCCGGAGCTGTCGGAACTTACGAGCATCTCGACCCATTTATCGAAAAATATGTTTGTGAAAAATTGGGACTGAAGCCCGCGCCAATTTCAACACAAATTCTACAGCGCGATTTACATGCCGAGTTTATAACGACTCTCGCTTTAATCGGCAGCTCGGTTGAAAAATTTGCCACAGAAATTCGGCATCTGCAAAGAACTGAAGTCCTTGAGGTTGAAGAATACTTTTCCGAACATCAAAAAGGTTCTTCCGCAATGCCGCACAAGCGTAATCCGGTTAATTGTGAACGAGTTGCCGGACTTGCACGAGTCCTTCGCGGAAATGCACAGGCGGCAATGGAAAATATTTCGCTCTGGCACGAACGCGATATTTCACATTCATCAGTCGAGCGAATAATCATTCCAGATAGCTGTATTTTACTCGACTTTATGCTTGCGACTTTCATAAATATTGTTGATAAGCTGATTGTCTATCCAGATAATATGAAGAAGAATTTGGAACTAACCGGTGGATTAATATTTTCTCAATCTGTTTTGCTTGCGTTAACGAAGAATGGCATGAAGCGGGAAGAGGCTTATACTTTGGTTCAGAAATACGCGATGGATGTCTGGAAAAATAAAGGAAACTTTAAGGATAAGTTAACATCGGATAAGATTGTTAAAACATTTTTAAACAATGATGAAATAGAGAATTTATTTGATTTGAAAAAAAGTATCGATAAAGTTGATTATATATTTAAACAAGTTGGAATATAG
- a CDS encoding trypsin-like peptidase domain-containing protein, which produces MKYKWLILILIIVPFVVGSVVGYNLGLSSSTSENKTSHIYEDASQSDHTNLQQASLQESITNQIYNQRHNAITEAVAKASPAVVGINVTEVREYRDPWGQMFGNDPFFRNFFGDRTFKQEVKGLGSGFIISSDGYILTNDHVAGNAKEITITMTNGEKYKAELIGTDMVSDVALLKIDGKNLPYIKLGNSEEIIIGEWVIALGNPFGLFEIADKPTVTVGVVSAAGLNLRPEGGRFYRGMIQTDAAINSGNSGGPLLNALGEAIGVNAVIFTPNQGSVGVGFAIPINRVKNIVDELKAKGKIERNFYTGLEIQSVDGRIARYFGLEKAEGVIVSDVRRGSPAEKSGFKVGDIIVEINSEKIINENNITSIITDSKVGDLLKLKILREKKYINLKLKLVSQLTN; this is translated from the coding sequence ATGAAATATAAATGGCTTATATTAATACTGATAATCGTTCCGTTTGTTGTCGGTTCGGTAGTCGGATATAATCTGGGTTTATCTTCATCTACCTCAGAAAATAAAACTTCACATATTTATGAAGATGCTTCACAGTCCGATCATACAAACCTTCAACAAGCTTCGCTTCAAGAGTCGATAACAAATCAAATATATAATCAACGACATAACGCCATTACAGAAGCTGTCGCAAAAGCCAGCCCGGCTGTGGTTGGTATTAACGTAACAGAGGTTCGTGAGTATCGCGACCCGTGGGGACAGATGTTTGGTAACGACCCGTTCTTCCGTAATTTTTTTGGAGATAGAACATTCAAGCAAGAAGTAAAGGGATTAGGTTCGGGGTTTATTATTTCGTCTGATGGTTACATACTTACGAACGACCACGTAGCCGGCAATGCAAAAGAGATTACTATTACTATGACCAACGGCGAAAAATACAAAGCTGAGCTTATCGGAACCGATATGGTATCGGACGTAGCATTGCTAAAAATTGATGGAAAAAATTTGCCGTACATCAAGCTTGGAAATTCTGAAGAAATTATTATTGGCGAATGGGTAATCGCTCTTGGAAATCCTTTCGGACTTTTCGAGATTGCCGATAAGCCGACCGTAACTGTTGGGGTTGTCAGTGCTGCAGGTTTAAATCTCCGTCCCGAAGGCGGGCGTTTTTATCGCGGAATGATACAAACCGATGCGGCAATTAATTCAGGTAACAGCGGCGGTCCTCTTTTGAATGCTTTGGGCGAGGCAATCGGTGTAAATGCTGTCATCTTCACTCCAAACCAAGGCAGCGTGGGTGTTGGGTTTGCAATTCCGATCAACAGAGTAAAAAATATTGTCGATGAATTGAAAGCAAAAGGGAAAATCGAACGCAATTTTTACACTGGACTTGAGATTCAATCGGTTGACGGACGGATTGCACGCTATTTCGGTTTAGAAAAAGCTGAAGGCGTTATTGTTAGCGATGTTCGACGAGGTAGCCCTGCCGAGAAGTCAGGATTCAAAGTCGGAGATATTATTGTTGAGATTAACAGCGAAAAAATCATAAACGAAAATAATATTACATCAATAATCACTGATTCAAAAGTCGGTGATTTATTGAAATTAAAAATATTAAGAGAAAAAAAATATATAAACTTAAAGTTAAAACTTGTTAGTCAGTTGACTAACTGA
- a CDS encoding transketolase family protein: MPKLVSKESKATRSAFGEALLEIGRENPDVVVIGADVTGSVKTDLFMKNFPNRFFSVGIAEQDMIGTAAGLAIAGKIPIASTFGVFATGRPYDQIRQSVAYSNLNIKICASHCGLTVGQDGATHQSLEDLALMRCLPNMIVLSPSDYVETKKMIRAVINYKGPAYVRFFRDNTPVFNDESVNFEIGKAVKLIDGNDVTIIACGLQVWEAILAEEELSKDGISVRVLNMHTIKPIDREAIVAAAKETGAIVTAEDHQLHGGLGGAVAEVLVQNFPVPQEFVAVRDIFGESGTASELMKKYGIAKDGIIAAVKKVLKRI; encoded by the coding sequence TTGCCAAAATTAGTAAGCAAAGAATCAAAAGCCACACGCTCAGCATTCGGTGAAGCGCTATTGGAAATCGGACGCGAGAATCCCGATGTAGTAGTAATCGGTGCCGACGTAACAGGTTCTGTAAAAACCGATTTATTTATGAAAAATTTCCCGAACCGTTTTTTCTCAGTTGGTATAGCTGAACAGGACATGATTGGAACAGCAGCCGGTTTGGCAATTGCCGGTAAAATTCCCATCGCTTCCACCTTCGGCGTCTTCGCGACCGGTAGGCCCTACGATCAAATCCGCCAATCTGTGGCTTACAGCAACCTGAATATAAAAATCTGCGCATCGCATTGCGGACTGACAGTCGGGCAGGATGGAGCTACACACCAGTCGTTGGAAGACCTCGCTCTTATGCGCTGCCTGCCAAATATGATTGTGCTCAGCCCATCCGACTATGTTGAGACAAAGAAAATGATTAGAGCCGTGATAAACTATAAAGGTCCCGCTTATGTTAGATTCTTTAGAGACAACACGCCGGTTTTTAACGATGAATCGGTGAACTTTGAAATAGGAAAAGCGGTGAAACTCATAGATGGTAACGACGTAACCATAATTGCCTGCGGACTTCAAGTTTGGGAAGCAATCTTGGCAGAAGAAGAGCTTTCCAAAGACGGTATCAGTGTTCGGGTGTTAAATATGCACACGATAAAACCGATAGATAGAGAAGCAATAGTTGCCGCAGCAAAAGAGACCGGTGCAATTGTAACTGCGGAAGACCATCAATTACATGGCGGACTTGGAGGTGCGGTTGCTGAAGTTTTAGTTCAGAATTTTCCTGTCCCACAAGAATTTGTCGCAGTGCGTGACATATTCGGAGAATCCGGAACCGCTTCAGAACTCATGAAGAAATATGGTATCGCGAAAGACGGAATTATTGCTGCCGTTAAAAAAGTTTTAAAAAGGATATGA
- a CDS encoding restriction endonuclease: MNYWTKLSIEYANQKSYLDDLFQVYPTIPEGIREIDEEIWGKIEKAFKKKDNQTLIQGLLKLNLFPIKDSYIAYLKRDPSSIERNPKTINRVCVRLYEMGLGKILERCSEPKETNRQIGPFFKRWLNKKSLGLQPISLDEFTKSKKDGILNGSDRELMDFARKQLNYKRDKGLDFVARFNDKYVIGEAKFLTDFGGHQNAQFSDAISTVQTKNVKAIKIAILDGVLYIKWNNKMYKDITKICLN; the protein is encoded by the coding sequence ATGAACTATTGGACAAAATTAAGTATTGAATACGCGAACCAGAAGTCTTATCTGGATGACCTTTTTCAAGTCTATCCAACAATTCCTGAAGGAATAAGAGAAATCGACGAAGAAATTTGGGGAAAAATAGAAAAGGCATTCAAGAAAAAAGACAATCAAACACTGATACAGGGACTTCTCAAACTAAATCTTTTTCCAATCAAGGATTCTTATATCGCCTACTTGAAACGGGACCCATCGTCAATTGAACGGAATCCTAAAACAATTAATCGTGTTTGTGTCCGCCTCTACGAAATGGGACTTGGAAAAATATTAGAGAGGTGTTCCGAGCCAAAAGAAACCAATCGGCAAATTGGGCCTTTTTTTAAAAGATGGTTGAATAAAAAATCCCTTGGTTTACAACCAATAAGTCTGGATGAATTTACGAAATCAAAAAAAGATGGTATTCTTAACGGCAGTGATCGTGAACTGATGGATTTCGCAAGAAAGCAGTTGAATTACAAACGAGACAAAGGTTTGGACTTCGTTGCTCGTTTCAATGACAAATATGTAATCGGCGAGGCAAAATTCTTGACTGATTTCGGCGGACATCAAAATGCACAGTTTAGTGATGCTATTAGCACTGTGCAAACAAAAAATGTTAAGGCAATTAAAATTGCCATTCTTGACGGAGTGTTATACATCAAATGGAATAACAAGATGTATAAAGACATTACAAAAATTTGTTTGAATTAA
- a CDS encoding transketolase yields MNKFSIEKLYEMSRQLRRDVIKMLMISQSGHTGGPLGAAEMFASLYFNVLNIDPKNPKWEDRDYFFLSAGHYAPIWYSSLARAGYFPLNELGTLRKLNTKLQGHPAPVHTHGVPGVEIASGALGQGLSVAVGAALALRLDKKSSRVFVFHGDGELNEGQIWEAAMTASHHKISNLTAIVDRNNCQIDNFTNVVMGLEPLADKWRAFGWNVLEINGHSIEEFLSAIEKTKTCTDKPSVIIAHTFMGNNVSIMHNDYKWHGVPPNDEQGKIALNEIAPTSFGDFIKFEWEKE; encoded by the coding sequence ATGAATAAATTTAGTATCGAAAAATTGTATGAGATGAGCCGCCAACTTCGCCGTGATGTAATTAAGATGTTGATGATTTCACAATCGGGACACACAGGCGGACCACTTGGTGCGGCTGAGATGTTTGCCTCACTTTATTTTAATGTATTGAACATAGACCCAAAAAATCCGAAGTGGGAAGACCGCGATTATTTCTTTCTATCAGCCGGACACTACGCTCCGATTTGGTACTCCTCACTTGCGCGCGCCGGTTACTTTCCGCTGAACGAGTTGGGTACATTGAGAAAGTTAAATACAAAACTTCAAGGTCATCCGGCTCCCGTTCATACGCACGGTGTTCCCGGTGTTGAGATTGCTTCGGGAGCTTTGGGTCAGGGGTTGTCGGTTGCTGTCGGTGCGGCGTTAGCTTTACGATTAGATAAAAAGAGTAGTCGGGTTTTTGTTTTCCATGGCGACGGCGAATTGAACGAAGGACAAATTTGGGAAGCGGCAATGACTGCCTCTCATCATAAAATTTCTAACTTGACTGCCATCGTTGACAGGAACAACTGTCAGATAGATAATTTTACAAACGTGGTGATGGGATTAGAGCCGCTCGCAGATAAGTGGCGGGCATTCGGTTGGAACGTTTTGGAGATTAACGGACATTCGATTGAAGAATTCTTATCTGCGATTGAGAAAACAAAAACCTGCACCGATAAGCCATCTGTGATCATCGCTCATACTTTTATGGGTAACAACGTAAGCATTATGCACAACGACTACAAGTGGCACGGTGTTCCGCCGAACGACGAACAAGGCAAAATAGCATTGAATGAAATTGCACCAACATCATTCGGTGATTTTATTAAGTTTGAATGGGAAAAGGAGTAA
- a CDS encoding glycerol-3-phosphate acyltransferase has protein sequence MADYLISILIGYFIGSFPSAFLLVKLTAKKDIRKEGTGVTGTFNTFEVTQSKVVGISVLVLDLLKGVATILTVNLLFGNHFSTSAIAACSAIIGHNYPVWLKFKGGRGLAITAGVMLVLGWIYIVAWLLMFGISYLAYKKLHLSNIVATVLSPIVLILTPEKILKYILPAYIDKSNFLYLAMCVCSLLLISHIDQIKLLFQKEK, from the coding sequence TTGGCTGACTATTTAATAAGCATACTTATCGGTTATTTTATTGGTTCTTTCCCGAGTGCATTTTTGTTGGTTAAGCTGACGGCTAAAAAAGATATTCGGAAAGAAGGAACCGGTGTTACCGGAACTTTTAATACATTTGAAGTCACACAATCAAAAGTTGTGGGGATTTCAGTGTTAGTTTTGGATTTACTCAAAGGCGTAGCCACCATACTCACTGTAAATTTATTATTCGGAAACCATTTTTCCACATCAGCGATAGCTGCTTGCAGTGCAATTATCGGGCACAATTATCCGGTATGGCTCAAGTTTAAAGGTGGCCGTGGTTTAGCAATTACTGCCGGTGTTATGTTAGTGTTAGGTTGGATTTACATCGTTGCATGGTTATTGATGTTTGGTATTTCATATTTAGCTTATAAGAAGCTACATCTATCAAATATAGTTGCAACTGTTTTAAGCCCAATTGTTTTGATTTTAACTCCCGAGAAAATATTAAAGTACATACTACCTGCATACATAGATAAAAGTAATTTTTTATATCTTGCTATGTGTGTTTGTTCGTTGTTATTGATTTCGCATATTGATCAAATAAAATTATTGTTTCAGAAAGAGAAGTGA
- a CDS encoding DUF3160 domain-containing protein codes for MRKIFFFLGLIIVSQCGIIYRTQAQSDNFDINAYKQFLNLNQNLTTQQLLQMHSADSFAARISQTQPTLYLDSIILKYKLTNHEQSLLTQHGFMVSERLSRNTFGEALLDIWHKDLPIFVSTDAILHTLHMSFDNILIDVERQILIPKLGELLTKLHTQIPQLAVRYATSTAMTQSLKDVDVYLTIPLKLLGQTVSPYYPDNNAVITQLLNLIYAEQPAYYPLFSSVSRKLDFSQFKVRGHYTNENYPELAKYFKAMMWLGRTEIYLLAPKSLDQPPKPEDIRRQTIDAVLILEAAQLANAFPILEEIDSIIKFFVGESDNVTLPNVQQLTTAANITYANQLLDNATLQKFQDTLKTKSYAFQRILSQILYSDPLNPDSIVPASAFLLLGQRFIIDSYVTGQVVFDRINYNGIRIPRMLPSTLDVLFALGNNASAQLLQSELEQYHYGTNLAALRYLVDSYGSDFWSVSLFNLWLNSLRKLNPPTNREHLPPFMQTAAWWQEKMNTQLASWAQLRHDVLLYAKQSYTGGIICSYPYSYIEPFPTFYNALKTFAQIAKDKFSLINFPDVYTKTRILNYFTHMEGVVDTLRTIAQKELDNIPLSNSENKFLKQMLFTESICGIQYNGWYYKLYYTGDEGFEKKDLIVADIHTAPTDASGYPIGWVLHAGTGLINLGVFIAELSGVGQIAFVGPVMSYHEYLSTNFLRLSDEEWKASYLFQSTRPSFVNLYLADSTGNSRGPGLNLFTSVSDKPNDIPKSFVLHQNFPNPFNSSTIISFSISEDLAYSNVELNIYNIHGQVVKKLLKESLPARTYFTRWDGTDDSNKPVASGVYFYRLIVGNNLLSGKMSLIK; via the coding sequence ATGAGAAAGATATTTTTCTTTTTAGGACTTATTATCGTAAGTCAATGTGGTATTATTTATCGTACTCAAGCACAATCCGATAATTTCGACATCAACGCTTACAAACAATTTTTAAACTTAAACCAAAATCTCACTACTCAACAATTGCTGCAAATGCACTCTGCCGACTCGTTCGCAGCAAGAATATCACAAACTCAACCCACGCTTTACCTCGATAGTATTATTTTAAAATACAAACTTACTAATCATGAACAGTCTCTTCTAACTCAGCATGGGTTTATGGTGAGTGAACGGCTTTCCCGAAATACTTTCGGCGAGGCATTACTCGACATTTGGCATAAAGATTTACCTATCTTCGTTTCCACTGATGCAATACTACATACACTACACATGTCGTTCGACAATATTCTTATCGATGTTGAACGACAGATTCTTATTCCGAAATTAGGAGAACTGCTTACGAAACTTCACACACAAATTCCACAGCTTGCTGTAAGATATGCTACTAGTACAGCGATGACGCAATCGCTTAAGGATGTTGATGTATATTTAACGATTCCGCTTAAACTGTTAGGTCAAACCGTATCTCCTTACTATCCAGACAACAATGCAGTCATCACTCAATTATTGAATCTGATTTACGCCGAACAGCCGGCATATTATCCCCTGTTCTCAAGTGTGAGCCGTAAATTAGATTTCAGTCAATTCAAAGTCCGGGGTCATTATACAAACGAAAATTATCCCGAGCTTGCAAAATATTTTAAAGCAATGATGTGGTTGGGTAGAACCGAAATATATTTACTCGCTCCAAAATCGTTAGACCAACCACCTAAACCCGAAGATATACGACGGCAAACGATTGATGCAGTTCTAATATTAGAAGCCGCTCAATTAGCAAATGCATTTCCGATACTCGAGGAGATTGATAGCATAATCAAATTCTTTGTAGGTGAATCGGATAATGTTACTCTGCCAAACGTTCAGCAGCTTACGACAGCGGCAAATATTACTTATGCAAATCAGCTCTTGGATAATGCTACACTCCAAAAGTTCCAGGATACACTTAAAACAAAATCCTATGCTTTTCAGAGAATCTTATCACAAATACTCTACAGCGACCCGTTGAATCCTGACAGCATCGTTCCTGCATCAGCTTTCCTGCTATTAGGACAAAGATTTATTATTGATTCCTATGTTACAGGACAAGTTGTGTTCGACAGAATAAATTATAACGGAATTAGAATTCCCCGGATGCTTCCATCTACGTTAGATGTTTTGTTCGCTCTTGGTAACAACGCTTCAGCACAACTATTGCAGTCCGAGTTAGAGCAATACCACTACGGAACAAACCTCGCCGCACTCAGGTACCTCGTTGACTCTTATGGCTCAGATTTTTGGAGCGTTAGTTTGTTTAATCTTTGGTTAAATTCCTTACGCAAGTTAAATCCCCCAACAAACCGTGAACACCTTCCTCCGTTTATGCAAACTGCCGCTTGGTGGCAGGAGAAGATGAACACACAACTCGCTTCGTGGGCACAACTCAGGCACGATGTGCTGCTTTATGCAAAACAATCATACACGGGTGGAATTATCTGCTCGTATCCGTATAGTTATATAGAACCATTCCCTACATTCTATAATGCTTTAAAAACTTTTGCGCAAATTGCTAAAGATAAGTTTTCATTAATTAATTTCCCGGATGTTTATACCAAAACCAGAATACTAAACTACTTCACGCACATGGAAGGTGTTGTAGATACACTTAGAACAATTGCACAAAAAGAATTGGATAATATTCCTTTATCAAATTCAGAAAATAAATTTTTAAAACAGATGTTATTCACGGAGAGTATATGTGGAATCCAGTATAATGGCTGGTATTACAAATTATATTACACCGGTGATGAGGGATTTGAAAAAAAAGACCTAATAGTAGCCGATATACACACTGCACCAACCGATGCATCAGGATATCCTATTGGTTGGGTTTTACACGCCGGAACGGGTTTGATAAATTTAGGAGTTTTTATCGCTGAACTTTCGGGTGTCGGACAGATTGCGTTCGTGGGACCGGTGATGAGTTACCATGAATATTTATCGACAAACTTTTTAAGACTGTCCGACGAAGAGTGGAAAGCATCGTACTTATTTCAGTCAACCCGACCTTCGTTTGTAAATCTGTATCTTGCCGACAGCACCGGTAACTCAAGAGGTCCCGGACTGAATTTATTTACTTCTGTAAGCGACAAACCAAACGACATTCCGAAATCTTTTGTACTTCACCAAAACTTCCCTAATCCGTTTAACTCCTCAACAATTATTTCCTTTAGTATTTCTGAGGATTTAGCATACTCGAACGTGGAATTAAATATTTACAATATACACGGACAGGTTGTGAAGAAATTACTGAAAGAGTCGCTTCCCGCCAGAACATACTTTACTCGGTGGGATGGAACTGACGATAGCAACAAACCGGTAGCAAGCGGTGTGTATTTTTATAGACTCATAGTCGGCAATAATTTGTTAAGCGGTAAGATGAGTTTGATAAAGTAA